One Oscillospiraceae bacterium genomic region harbors:
- a CDS encoding peptidoglycan DD-metalloendopeptidase family protein: MYWFGFYVEYRLLCLARGLAAFTRWFVRVLGTLLTAVLRPVALGCIQLRQALRRPKAWLGLVVPVAGSLAFAWLVRTWLGQPFALRVEVNGTVVGYVASEQDFDTARADVQARVNTARTLLEAAGADVPNWDLDPAFTLAVSADTMTPGEVANAILQASGSEITAGTAVYVDGTLRFVTTEGDHLRTLLAAVRRPYMDPTDADSRVVFAHELTLADGIYLTGSVSPYTEVVSALQANDGELLRVQIRRRERYEQELAYDTQIVEDDTLDFGKSETVQTGVPGRETVTYEVVYENGAEVDSRVLDVARTAEPVPEVIRRGTRLQSGMIGKLGTGSFIWPVPAYRHISRWANFTPGINYHRGADIAAPYGTEIYAADAGTVVECTRHWSWGNYVKIDHGNGYQTLYAHMSAQAVHVGDVVEQGQVIGYVGNTGNSFGNHCHFEMYYNERLFSARDVFPDMPEWNR, encoded by the coding sequence TTGTATTGGTTTGGCTTTTATGTAGAGTATCGGCTGCTCTGCCTTGCACGCGGGCTGGCCGCCTTTACCCGCTGGTTTGTCCGGGTGCTGGGTACGCTGCTGACAGCGGTGCTGCGCCCCGTCGCGCTGGGGTGCATCCAGCTGCGGCAGGCCTTGCGCCGCCCCAAAGCATGGCTGGGGCTGGTGGTCCCGGTGGCGGGATCGCTGGCCTTTGCGTGGCTGGTGCGCACCTGGCTTGGCCAGCCCTTTGCCCTGCGGGTGGAAGTAAATGGCACCGTGGTGGGCTATGTGGCCAGCGAGCAGGACTTTGACACCGCCCGTGCCGATGTGCAGGCCCGCGTGAACACCGCCCGCACCCTTCTGGAAGCGGCAGGGGCCGACGTGCCCAACTGGGACCTGGACCCGGCCTTTACGCTGGCCGTCAGCGCCGACACGATGACCCCCGGTGAGGTGGCCAACGCCATTTTGCAGGCCAGCGGCAGTGAAATTACTGCGGGCACCGCCGTCTACGTGGACGGCACCCTGCGCTTTGTGACCACCGAGGGCGACCACCTGCGCACCCTGCTGGCCGCGGTGCGCCGTCCCTACATGGACCCCACCGACGCCGACAGCCGCGTGGTGTTTGCCCACGAGTTGACGCTGGCAGACGGCATTTACCTGACCGGGTCGGTCAGTCCCTATACCGAGGTTGTATCCGCCCTGCAGGCCAATGACGGCGAGCTGCTGCGGGTACAGATCCGCCGCCGGGAGCGGTACGAGCAGGAGCTTGCCTACGATACCCAAATTGTGGAAGACGACACGCTGGATTTTGGCAAAAGCGAGACCGTGCAGACCGGCGTGCCGGGCCGCGAGACCGTGACCTACGAGGTAGTGTACGAAAACGGCGCCGAGGTGGACAGCCGCGTGTTGGATGTAGCCCGCACTGCCGAGCCGGTGCCGGAGGTCATCCGCCGGGGCACCCGGTTGCAAAGCGGGATGATCGGCAAGCTGGGCACCGGCAGTTTCATCTGGCCCGTGCCCGCCTACCGGCACATTTCCCGCTGGGCGAACTTTACTCCCGGAATCAACTATCACCGTGGCGCGGACATTGCCGCACCCTACGGCACCGAAATTTACGCCGCCGACGCCGGAACCGTGGTGGAATGTACCCGCCATTGGAGCTGGGGCAACTACGTGAAGATCGACCACGGCAACGGGTACCAAACGCTGTACGCCCACATGTCGGCCCAGGCGGTGCACGTAGGCGATGTGGTGGAGCAGGGGCAGGTCATAGGCTATGTGGGCAATACCGGCAACTCCTTCGGGAACCACTGCCATTTTGAGATGTATTATAACGAGCGGTTGTTCAGTGCAAGGGATGTGTTCCCGGATATGCCGGAGTGGAATCGCTAA